The Kribbella sp. NBC_00662 nucleotide sequence CCGGTCCGGTCCGCGGCGAAGCAGGACCGGCGTACGACGGCCTCGCCGTGGTTGCGGGTGTGGCCGCCGAAGAACCGCTGGTCGATCTTGCCCTCGGCCGTCCGGTTGAACGGGAGGCCCATCTTCTCCAGGTCGAGCACCGCGTCGACGGCCTCGCGGCACATCACCTCGGCCGCGTCCTGGTCGACCAGGAAGTCACCGCCCTTGACCGTGTCGAAGGTGTGCCACTCCCAGTTGTCCTCCTCGACGTTCGCCAGCGCGGCACACATACCGCCCTGGGCGGCGCCGGTGTGGGAGCGGGTCGGATAGAGCTTCGTCAGTACTGCGGTGCGGGTCCGCTTGCTCGACTCGAGCGCCGCGCGCATGCCGGCGCCACCGGCTCCGACGATGATGACGTCGTACTGATGCTGCTGCATGACTTCCTTACTTACAGACAGACAATGTGGAGTTGGGGTCCAGGCACGGGTCGAAGGTGAAGATGACCAACGTGCCGAGGACGACGATCACGAGCGCCGCCGTGATCAGCAGGGCCTTGAGCCAGAACCGGGTCTGGTCCTTCTCGGCGTAGTCGTTGATGATCGTGCGCAGCCCGTTGGAGCCGTGCAGCATCGCCAGCCACAGCATCAGCAGGTCCCAGACCTGCCAGAGCGGGTTGGCCCACTTGCCGGCCACGAAGCCGAAGTCGAGCGCGGTGATGCCGCCGCCGAGCATCAGGTTCACGAACAGGTGCCCGAGCACGAGGATGACGAGGGCGAGCCCGGACAGCCGCATGAACAGCCAGCTGTACAG carries:
- a CDS encoding succinate dehydrogenase hydrophobic membrane anchor subunit, which produces MSEIAAPRSSSRARNLKGGGRNRSGQTNFELYSWLFMRLSGLALVILVLGHLFVNLMLGGGITALDFGFVAGKWANPLWQVWDLLMLWLAMLHGSNGLRTIINDYAEKDQTRFWLKALLITAALVIVVLGTLVIFTFDPCLDPNSTLSVCK